A window of the Chaetodon trifascialis isolate fChaTrf1 chromosome 9, fChaTrf1.hap1, whole genome shotgun sequence genome harbors these coding sequences:
- the LOC139336056 gene encoding muscleblind-like protein 1 isoform X7: MAMLAQQMQLANAMMPGTQLQPVPMFSVTPSLATNVNAAAAAAAAFNPYLGPVSPGLMPADILPSAPVLVTSNPNVPVPAAAAAAAAQKLMRTDRLEVCREYQRGNCTRGENDCRFAHPADSTMIDTNDNTVTVCMDYIKGRCSREKCKYFHPPAHLQAKIKAAQHQVNQAAAAAAMTQSAVKSLKRPLDATFDLGLPPVLPPLPKRPALEKANGATTMFNAGVFQYQQALANMQFQQQAAFIPSGSILCMTPATSVVPMMHGATPATVSAATTSATSVPFATATANQIPIISADHLTSHKYVTQM, encoded by the exons ATGGCCATGTTGGCCCAGCAGATGCAGCTCGCCAACGCCATGATGCCCGGCACGCAGCTACAGCCAGTG CccatgttttcagtcacacCCAGCCTTGCAACCAATGtcaatgctgctgctgcggcggcCGCTGCGTTTAACCCCTACCTTGGCCCTGTGTCGCCCGGCCTGATGCCTGCTGACATCTTGCCCAGCGCCCCTGTACTGGTCACCAGCAACCCCAATGTCCCGGTAccagctgctgccgctgctgctgctgcacagaaactcatgaggacagacagactggag GTATGTCGGGAATACCAGCGGGGTAACTGCACACGTGGGGAGAACGACTGCCGCTTTGCCCACCCTGCAGATAGCACTATGATCGACACCAACGACAACACAGTCACTGTGTGTATGGACTACATTAAGGGTCGCTGCTCGAGGGAGAAGTGCAAGTACTTTCACCCTCCTGCTCACCTGCAGGCCAAGATCAAAGCCGCCCAACACCAAGTCAACCAGGCAGCGGCTGCTGCAGCCATG ACTCAGTCGGCTGTCAAATCACTGAAGCGACCCCTCGACGCAACTTTTGACCTG GGGCTCCCTCCCGTCTTGCCTCCTTTACCAAAGAGACCTGCACTTGAAAAAGCCAACGGTGCCACCACTATGTTCAATGCTGGCGTATTCCAGTACCAACAGGCCCTGGCCAACATGCAGTTTCAGCAGCAGGCTGCCTTCATACCATCAG GCTCGATATTGTGCATGACACCTGCAACAAGTGTTG TACCCATGATGCACGGTGCTACTCCAGCCACTGTGTCTGCAGCCACCACATCTGCCACAAGTGTTCCCTTTGCAACCgcaacagccaatcag ATTCCAATAATATCTGCAGACCATCTGACTAGTCACAAGTATGTGACCCAGATGTAG